GTCGCGGTATCGATATGTTTGACTGCGTTATGCCGACGCGCAACGCGCGTAACGGCCACCTGTTTGTCACCGATGGTGTGGTGAAAATCCGTAATGCGAAGCATAAAGATGACACCTCGCCACTGGATGCAGAGTGTGATTGTTACACCTGTCGCAATTACAGCCGTGCATACTTGCATCATCTTGACCGCTGTAACGAAATACTGGGCGCGCGTCTCAATACCATCCACAATCTGCGCTATTACCAGCGTCTGATGGCGGGTTTACGCCAGGCTATCGAAGAGGGTAAATTAGAGCACTTTGTTAGCGAGTTCTACCAACGGACGGGCAAAGCGGTTCCGCCGTTAAACGTCTGATAATTCATCAATGAGGGAAATTTAATGAGCTTTTTCATTTCTGACGCTGTGGCTGCAGCAGGCGCACCGTCGCAGGGAAGTCCTTATTCTCTGGTGATCATGCTGGTGGTCTTTGGTCTGATCTTTTACTTCATGATTCTGCGTCCGCAGCAGAAACGTTCCAAAGAGCACAAGAAGTTGATGGATTCCATCTCCAAGGGAGATGAAGTACTGACCAATGGTGGTCTGGTAGGTCGCGTAACTAAAGTTGCTGAAACCGGCTACATCGCTATCGCCCTGAACGACACCACTGAAGTAGTGATTAAACGTGATTTCGTGGCTGCCGTTCTGCCGAAAGGCACCATGAAGGCGCTGTAATTTTTTCTTCCCGAAGGAAACTGCCGTGTTAAACCGTTATCCTTTGTGGAAGTACATCATGCTGGTCGTCGTTATTCTCGTCGGCCTGCTCTATGCGCTTCCCAACCTTTATGGTGAGGATCCGGCCGTTCAAATCACTGGTGCGCGCGGTGGCGCCGCCAGTGAGCAAACGTTGGATCAGATCCAGACTGCATTACAAAAAGATAATATCCAGAGCAAATCCCTCGTTCTGGAAAATGGCGCGGTTCTTGCGCGCTTTGCGAATACGGATGTGCAGTTGCGCGCCCGTGAAGCGATTACCAATGTTCTTGGCGAGAACTACGTTGTAGCACTCAACCTGGCACCGGCTACGCCGCGTTGGTTGAGCCTGCTGGCCGCAGAGCCGATGAAACTCGGTCTTGACCTGCGTGGCGGCGTACACTTCCTGATGGAAGTGGACATGGATACCGCACTGAGCAAACTGCAGGAGCAGAATGCCGACGGCCTGCGCAGCGACCTGCGCGATAAAGGCATCCCTTACGTTAACGTCAATAAAATCGCTAACTACGGCGTGGAAATTCGTTTCCGTGACGGCACCAGCCGTGATGCGGCCATCAGCTATCTGTCTTCACGTCATCAGGATCTGGTGATTTCCAGCCAGGGCAGCGATACCCTGCGTGCGGTGATGACCGATGCGCGCCTGAGTGAAGCGCGTGAATATGCTGTGCAGCAGAACATCAATATCCTGCGTAACCGTGTTAACCAGCTTGGCGTTGCTGAACCGCTGGTACAGCGTCAGGGTTCTGACCGCATCGTGGTTGAGTTGCCGGGTATTCAGGATACCGCGCGTGCCAAAGAGATTCTGGGTGCGACTGCAACCCTCGAATTCCGTCTGGTGAACACCACGGTTGACCCGAGCGCTGCGGCCAGTGGCCGTGTACCGGGTGATTCTGAAGTCAAAATGACGCGTGAAGGCCAGCCTGTTGTGCTGTACAAACGTGTGATTCTGACCGGTGACCATATCACCGACTCCACGTCCAGCATGGATGAGTACAACCAGCCGCAGGTGAATATTTCACTGGATGGCGCGGGCGGTAACATCATGTCGAACTTCACCAAGGACAATATCGGTAAACCGATGGCGACCCTGTTTGTGGAGTACAAGGACAGCGGTAAGAAAGATGCCAATGGCCGTGCGATTCTGGTGAAACAGGAAGAAGTGATTAACGTGGCGAACATTCAGTCGCGCCTCGGCAACAGCTTCCGTATTACCGGTATCAGCAATCCGAACGAAGCCCGTCAGCTGTCGCTGCTGCTGCGTGCCGGTGCGTTGATTGCGCCCATTCAGATTGTGGAAGAGCGTACTATCGGCCCAACCATGGGTCAGCAGAACATCACACAGGGTCTCGAAGCCTGTCTGTGGGGTCTGATCGCGTCCATCATCTTTATGGTGGTGTTCTATAAGAAATTCGGTCTGATCGCCACCAGCGCACTGCTGTGCAACCTGGTGTTGATCGTCGGCATCATGTCACTGCTGCCAGGTGCGACACTCACCATGCCGGGTATTGCCGGTATCGTGTTGACGCTGGCGGTAGCGGTGGATGCGAACGTACTGATTAACGAACGTATTAAAGAAGAGTTGCGTAACGGTCGTTCCGTGCAGCAGGCGATTCATGAAGGCTACAAAGGTGCCTTCTCCAGTATCGTCGATGCTAACGTCACGACGCTGATTAAAGTCATCATTCTTTATGCGGTCGGTACCGGTTCAATCAAAGGTTTTGCGATTACCACGGCTATCGGTATCGCGACCTCCATGTTTACCGCTATCGTCGGCACCCGTGCCATCGTTAACCTGGTGTACGGCGGCAAACGCATCAACAAGCTGTCTATCTAAGGAGTGCGTTGTGGCACAGGAATACAATATTGAGCAGCTGAACCACGGGCGTAAGGTCATTGACTTTATGCGCTGGGACACGCTGGCCTTTATCATCTCCGGCCTGCTGATTGTGGCGTCTATCGCCATCGTCGGGGTGCGTGGCTTCAACTGGGGCCTCGACTTTACTGGCGGGACGGTGATTGAGATCAACCTGGAGAAACCGGCCGAGCTGGATACCCTGCGCGAAGCGCTGGTGAAAGCAGGCTTCCAGGAACCGCTGGTACAGAACTTTGGCAGCAGCCGTGACGTGATGGTGCGTATGGCTCCGGTGCAAGGTCCGGCGGGCCAGGAACTGGGCAACAAAGTGGTATCGGTGATTAACGAAACGGCGCAGCAGAATGCCACCGTGAAGCGTATCGAGTTCGTGGGTCCGAGCGTGGGTAGCGATCTGGCGCAGGCCGGGGCGATGGCGCTGCTGTCGGCGTTGATTGCGATTTTGATCTACATCGGCATCCGCTTTGAGTGGCGTCTGGCGTTGGGTACCGTGTTGGCACTGGCACACGACGTGATCATCACCTGCGGCATTCTGGCGCTGACCCACATCGAAATCGACCTGACCATCGTGGCGTCACTGATGTCGGTGATTGGTTACTCGCTTAACGATAAGATCGTGGTTTCCGACCGTATTCGTGAGAACTTCCGCAAGATCCGTCGCGGTTCGTCTTACGATATCACCAACGTGTCGCTGACCCAGACGCTGAGCCGTACCTTGATCACCTCGCTGACCACCCTGGCGATGATCCTGATTCTGTTCATCTTTGGTGGCGCGCTGCTGAAAGGCTTCTCGCTGACCATGCTGATTGGTGTGACCATTGGTACGGTCTCCTCAATCTATGTCTCTTCGGCGCTGGCGCTGAAGTTGGGCATGAAGCGTGAACATATGCTGGTGCAGAAAGTGGAGAAAGAGGGCGCCGATCAGCCTTCAATCATGCCGTAACGACTGACCAGAAAGATCAAGGGCTGCCCAATGGCAGCCCTTTTTTTATCTGTACGCTATCAGGGCGTGGTCTCGGCGGTGACATCGTGCACACGCACATAGCCAAGTTGATCGGGAGACAGACCGCTCAGGCGCAGCGGTACTACCACAGCACTACGCAGCGTCAGGCTGCCGGGGGCACTGATGGTCTGGCTGAGGCTGCCCGCGTTTAACGGTTTACCGCTGGCCGGGTCCATTTCTCCCCACACTACCGTGGCGTTCAGTGCCGGAACCGGTTTGCCATCGGTTGAGCGGATCGTCAGAATGGCGCGGCTGCCAGTGGCTTCACCTTCAACGTTGGTCAGTGACAGGCGCAATTTCCCCAGTTGGGTTTGCAGCTCCACCGGCGTATTGGCCTGGGGTAGCAGCCATGCCCCTTGGCTGGATTGGCCATTCAGTTGTCCCTGAATTTCCAGCGCACCGGCCTGATTGGTCAACTGGCGCATTTGCTGATTCAGCTGACTCACTTCCTGATGTAATTGAGTTACTTGTGGTGAAGCGGGTGTTGAGCTGCAACCGCTGAGTACCAGCAAAGAAAGCGCTGCTGGCGCCCATAACATCCTGATCGTCATGCAATGTCCTTTCCATTGTGGGGGAGGGCTAATGTTGCGGGATAAATCGCGCCGCGACAACCCATGCACTGTATCGTAGCGGCGTGATTTATCACGCTGTTTTAACCATTGCCGCCCTTTTCTTATCAACGCATTTTGTTGAAACCGAGATCGCGCTACACTGTCTGGCCCAAATTCTCGCGACAGGAAACGTCATGCATTGCCCATTCTGCTCCGCTGTGGACACCAAAGTGATAGATTCGCGCCTCGTCAGTGAAGGATCTTCGGTGCGTCGCCGTCGCCAGTGTCTGGTGTGTCATGAGCGTTTTACCACCTTTGAAGTGGCTGAACTGGTGATGCCGCGCGTGGTGAAAAGCAACGATGTGCGTGAACCCTTCAACGAAGATAAGCTCAGCAGCGGCATGATGAAGGCGCTGGAGAAGCGTCCGGTCAGTGCCGATGCGGTGGAGAGCGCCGTCAGCCATATCAAAACGCAACTGCGTGCCACCGGCGAACGTGAAATCCCCAGTAAGCTGATCGGCAATCTGGTGATGGACGAGTTAAAGAAACTCGACAAAGTGGCCTATATTCGTTTCGCGTCGGTTTACCGTAGTTTTGAAGATATTCGTGATTTTGGCGAAGAGATCGCCCGCTTGCAGGATTAATCCATGATCGACGAACGCTATATGGCGCGCGCGCTGGAACTGGCGCGTCGCGGCTGTTTTACCACCACCCCCAACCCGAATGTCGGTTGTGTGATCGTGCGGGATGGCGAAATTGTCGGCGAAGGCTGGCATCATCGCGCGGGTGAGCCGCATGCGGAAGTCCATGCGCTGCGCATGGCGGGTGAGAAAGCCAGAGGCGCGACCGCCTATGTCACGCTGGAACCTTGTAGCCACCATGGCCGTACACCGCCTTGCTGCGATGCATTGATTGCGGCGGGCGTCAGCCGGGTAGTTGCGGCCATGCAAGATCCAAATCCACAGGTGGCGGGTCGTGGCTTATATCGCCTGCAGCAGGCCGGGATTGCTGTGAGTCACGGTTTGATGATGAACGCAGCCGAAGCGATCAATCGCGGCTTCCTGAAGCGGATGCGTACCGGTTTCCCGTGGATTCAGCTCAAACTGGGCGCATCGCTGGATGGCCGTACAGCGATGGCGAGTGGTGAAAGCCAATGGATCACCTCTGCGGCAGCAAGGCGCGATGTGCAACGTTTTCGTGCCCAGAGTTCGGCTATCCTTACCACCAGTGCGACGGTGCTGGCGGATAACCCCTCGCTGACGGTGCGCTGGAATGAACTCAATGACGAGGTGCGCCAGCAGTTGGATGAGCAGCAATTGCGTCAGCCGGTGCGCGTGGTGATTGATAGCCAGCAGCGCGTAACCCCGCAGCATCGCCTGATCGATCAACCGGGTGAAACCTGGCTGATGCGCAGTGCACCCGATCAACACGTCTGGCCGGAGTCGGTTACGCAGATTGCCGTGCCACAGCGCGAGAGCCAACTGGATCTGGTGGCGATGATGATGTTGCTTGGTCAACGTCAGATTAACAGCGTGTGGGTCGAAGCCGGAGCGAAGCTTGCCGGTGCGTTGTTGCAGGCGGGGTTGGTAGATGAACTGATTGTCTATCTGGCACCGAAACTGCTGGGTAATGCCGCCCGTGGCTTGTGTGAATTACCGGGTCTGGAACATCTGGCCGCTGCGCCAGCATTGAATTTTAGCGATGTGCGCAGGGTCGGTGGGGACCTGCGTCTGACCCTGACGCCACATGGAAAAGCCTGAGCGCGTCGCGAAAGAGTATGATAGAATCCGCCCCCTGCGGGGCTATATAACCCAAAGGATATGTATGAAAGTTATCGAAGCTCCTGTTGCCACGCCTGATGCCAATATCGCCATCGTAATTGCGCGTTTTAACAACTTCATTAATGACAGCCTGCTGGACGGTGCGGTTGATGCGCTGAAGCGTATTGGTCAGGTGAAAGACGAAAACATCACCATCGTCTGGGTGCCGGGTGCCTATGAGCTGCCGCTGGCGGCGCGGGCACTGGCAAAATCCGGTAAGCATGACGCTATCGTCGCGCTGGGTACCGTGATCCGTGGCGGCACGGCGCACTTCGAATATGTTGCCGGTGAAGCCAGCTCTGGTATCGCTAATGTGGCGATGACCAGCGATATCCCGGTGACCTTCGGCGTGCTGACCACCGAAAACATCGAGCAGGCGATTGAACGCGCCGGCACGAAAGCGGGTAACAAAGGTGCCGAAGCGGCCCTGACTGCACTCGAAATGATTAACGTATTGAAAGCCATCAAAGCCTGATTTTTGTAAGGGGAATTTTGTGAAACCTGCTGCTCGTCGTCGCGCCCGTGAGTGCGCTGTCCAGGCGCTTTACTCCTGGCAGTTGTCCAACAACGACATTGCCGATGTGGAATACCAGTTTCTGGCGGAACAAGACGTCAAAGACGTCGATATCAGCTACTTCCGCGAACTGCTGTCCGGTGTGGCGACTAACAGCGCGTACCTGGATGGTTTGATGAAGCCTTACCTGTCGCGTCAGCTGGAAGAGCTGGGCCAGGTGGAAAAAGCCATTCTGCGTATTTCGCTGTTTGAACTGAGCAAACGTAGTGATGTGCCGTATAAAGTGGCCATTAACGAAGGTATCGAGCTGGCAAAAGTATTCGGTGCTGAAGACAGCCACAAATTTGTCAACGGCGTGCTGGATAAAGCCGCTCCACAAATTCGCCCCAACAGAAAATAATGCAAAAGGCCGGTCATCCGGCCTTTTTTCATTGAGACCTGACTATGTCCTGTGGTGAATTCGAACTGATCGCACGTTATTTTAACCGCGTCACCAGCTCCCGCCGCGATGTCGAAAAGGGAATTGGTGATGACTGCGCTTTACTTAACTTGCCTGAAAAACAAACGCTGGCCATCAGCACCGATACGTTGGTGGAAGGCGTGCATTTCCTGCGTGATATCCATCCAGCCGATCTCGGTTATAAAGCGCTGGCGGTAAACCTGAGCGATCTGGCGGCGATGGGAGCCGATCCGGCGTGGCTCACGCTGGCACTGACGCTGCCGGAGGTGAACGAGAATTGGCTGGCAGCTTTCAGTGACAGCCTGTTTGAGTTGCTGGATTACTACGATATGCAGTTGATTGGCGGCGATACCACGCGTGGCCCGCTGAGTATGACGTTGGGCATCCACGGTTTGGTGCCGGTAGGGCGTGCATTGAAACGCTCCGGTGCGAAGCCGGGTGACTGGATTTTTGTCACCGGCACGCTGGGTGACAGCGCCGCAGGTCTGGCGTTGTTGCAGCATCGTTACCGTCTGCCGGACCCGGCGGTGCACGAGGTGTTGATCAAACGTCATCTGCGCCCGATGCCACGTGTGTTGCAGGGCCAGGCGTTGCGTAGCCTCGCGACTTCAGCCATCGACGTGTCGGATGGCTTACTCGCCGATCTCGGCCATATTTTGCAGGCCAGCCGCGTCGGCGCACGACTCAATGTCGATGCCTTGCCACTGTCAACGGCACTGCGCGACCATTTTGATGCTCAACAGGTGCAACGCTGGGCGTTGGCGGGCGGCGAAGACTATGAACTGTGCTTCACCGTGCCGGAAGTGAACCGGGGCGCACTGGATGTGGCACTCGGCCATCTCGGCGTGCCTTATACCTGTATTGGTCAGATAGCACCGGAAGCCGATGGACTCACGTTGCTGGAAAACGGCAAGCCGGTGAGTTTCAATCAC
The DNA window shown above is from Pantoea sp. At-9b and carries:
- the yajC gene encoding preprotein translocase subunit YajC, producing the protein MSFFISDAVAAAGAPSQGSPYSLVIMLVVFGLIFYFMILRPQQKRSKEHKKLMDSISKGDEVLTNGGLVGRVTKVAETGYIAIALNDTTEVVIKRDFVAAVLPKGTMKAL
- the secD gene encoding protein translocase subunit SecD → MLNRYPLWKYIMLVVVILVGLLYALPNLYGEDPAVQITGARGGAASEQTLDQIQTALQKDNIQSKSLVLENGAVLARFANTDVQLRAREAITNVLGENYVVALNLAPATPRWLSLLAAEPMKLGLDLRGGVHFLMEVDMDTALSKLQEQNADGLRSDLRDKGIPYVNVNKIANYGVEIRFRDGTSRDAAISYLSSRHQDLVISSQGSDTLRAVMTDARLSEAREYAVQQNINILRNRVNQLGVAEPLVQRQGSDRIVVELPGIQDTARAKEILGATATLEFRLVNTTVDPSAAASGRVPGDSEVKMTREGQPVVLYKRVILTGDHITDSTSSMDEYNQPQVNISLDGAGGNIMSNFTKDNIGKPMATLFVEYKDSGKKDANGRAILVKQEEVINVANIQSRLGNSFRITGISNPNEARQLSLLLRAGALIAPIQIVEERTIGPTMGQQNITQGLEACLWGLIASIIFMVVFYKKFGLIATSALLCNLVLIVGIMSLLPGATLTMPGIAGIVLTLAVAVDANVLINERIKEELRNGRSVQQAIHEGYKGAFSSIVDANVTTLIKVIILYAVGTGSIKGFAITTAIGIATSMFTAIVGTRAIVNLVYGGKRINKLSI
- the secF gene encoding protein translocase subunit SecF is translated as MAQEYNIEQLNHGRKVIDFMRWDTLAFIISGLLIVASIAIVGVRGFNWGLDFTGGTVIEINLEKPAELDTLREALVKAGFQEPLVQNFGSSRDVMVRMAPVQGPAGQELGNKVVSVINETAQQNATVKRIEFVGPSVGSDLAQAGAMALLSALIAILIYIGIRFEWRLALGTVLALAHDVIITCGILALTHIEIDLTIVASLMSVIGYSLNDKIVVSDRIRENFRKIRRGSSYDITNVSLTQTLSRTLITSLTTLAMILILFIFGGALLKGFSLTMLIGVTIGTVSSIYVSSALALKLGMKREHMLVQKVEKEGADQPSIMP
- a CDS encoding DUF3251 domain-containing protein, translated to MTIRMLWAPAALSLLVLSGCSSTPASPQVTQLHQEVSQLNQQMRQLTNQAGALEIQGQLNGQSSQGAWLLPQANTPVELQTQLGKLRLSLTNVEGEATGSRAILTIRSTDGKPVPALNATVVWGEMDPASGKPLNAGSLSQTISAPGSLTLRSAVVVPLRLSGLSPDQLGYVRVHDVTAETTP
- the nrdR gene encoding transcriptional regulator NrdR, with translation MHCPFCSAVDTKVIDSRLVSEGSSVRRRRQCLVCHERFTTFEVAELVMPRVVKSNDVREPFNEDKLSSGMMKALEKRPVSADAVESAVSHIKTQLRATGEREIPSKLIGNLVMDELKKLDKVAYIRFASVYRSFEDIRDFGEEIARLQD
- the ribD gene encoding bifunctional diaminohydroxyphosphoribosylaminopyrimidine deaminase/5-amino-6-(5-phosphoribosylamino)uracil reductase RibD; translation: MIDERYMARALELARRGCFTTTPNPNVGCVIVRDGEIVGEGWHHRAGEPHAEVHALRMAGEKARGATAYVTLEPCSHHGRTPPCCDALIAAGVSRVVAAMQDPNPQVAGRGLYRLQQAGIAVSHGLMMNAAEAINRGFLKRMRTGFPWIQLKLGASLDGRTAMASGESQWITSAAARRDVQRFRAQSSAILTTSATVLADNPSLTVRWNELNDEVRQQLDEQQLRQPVRVVIDSQQRVTPQHRLIDQPGETWLMRSAPDQHVWPESVTQIAVPQRESQLDLVAMMMLLGQRQINSVWVEAGAKLAGALLQAGLVDELIVYLAPKLLGNAARGLCELPGLEHLAAAPALNFSDVRRVGGDLRLTLTPHGKA
- the ribE gene encoding 6,7-dimethyl-8-ribityllumazine synthase — encoded protein: MKVIEAPVATPDANIAIVIARFNNFINDSLLDGAVDALKRIGQVKDENITIVWVPGAYELPLAARALAKSGKHDAIVALGTVIRGGTAHFEYVAGEASSGIANVAMTSDIPVTFGVLTTENIEQAIERAGTKAGNKGAEAALTALEMINVLKAIKA
- the nusB gene encoding transcription antitermination factor NusB, yielding MKPAARRRARECAVQALYSWQLSNNDIADVEYQFLAEQDVKDVDISYFRELLSGVATNSAYLDGLMKPYLSRQLEELGQVEKAILRISLFELSKRSDVPYKVAINEGIELAKVFGAEDSHKFVNGVLDKAAPQIRPNRK
- the thiL gene encoding thiamine-phosphate kinase, yielding MSCGEFELIARYFNRVTSSRRDVEKGIGDDCALLNLPEKQTLAISTDTLVEGVHFLRDIHPADLGYKALAVNLSDLAAMGADPAWLTLALTLPEVNENWLAAFSDSLFELLDYYDMQLIGGDTTRGPLSMTLGIHGLVPVGRALKRSGAKPGDWIFVTGTLGDSAAGLALLQHRYRLPDPAVHEVLIKRHLRPMPRVLQGQALRSLATSAIDVSDGLLADLGHILQASRVGARLNVDALPLSTALRDHFDAQQVQRWALAGGEDYELCFTVPEVNRGALDVALGHLGVPYTCIGQIAPEADGLTLLENGKPVSFNHKGFDHFDVK